One genomic region from Tachysurus fulvidraco isolate hzauxx_2018 chromosome 14, HZAU_PFXX_2.0, whole genome shotgun sequence encodes:
- the col2a1a gene encoding collagen, type II, alpha 1a isoform X1: MLRFVDSRTVLLLVATQFILQAVVRCQQEDDQEDLGGCIQDGQHFEDRAVWKPEACRVCVCDSGAVLCDEVICEELRDCNNPIIPPGECCPICPADQDQTSETFGAKGQKGEPGDIANVLGPRGPAGPMGPPGEQGPRGDRGPKGEKGIPGPRGRDGEPGTPGNPGPPGPPGPPGPNPPGLGGNFAAQMAVGFDEKAGGATMGVMQGPMGPMGPRGPPGPSGSPGPQGFQGSPGEAGEPGPSGPMGPRGPPGSPGKPGSDGENGKPGKPGDRGPTGSQGARGFPGTPGLPGIKGHRGHPGLDGAKGEIGAAGAKGETGASGENGAPGPMGPRGLPGERGRPGPSGAAGARGNDGLPGPAGPPGPVGPSGSPGFPGSPGSKGEAGPTGHRGAEGAQGPRGEAGTPGSPGPAGAGGNPGTDGIPGAKGSAGAPGIAGAPGFPGPRGPPGPQGATGPLGPKGQSGDPGIPGFKGEAGPKGERGIVGPQGAPGPIGEEGKRGPRGEPGSAGPLGPPGERGAPGNRGFPGQDGLAGAKGAPGDRGVSGLTGPKGGNGDPGRPGEPGLPGARGLTGRPGDAGPQGKVGPSGAPGEDGRPGPPGPQGTRGQPGVMGFPGPKGASGEPGKPGEKGLIGSIGVRGLPGKDGETGAAGPPGPAGPAGERGEQGQPGPPGFQGLPGPSGPPGEGGKPGDQGVPGEGGVPGVVGPRGERGFPGERGSAGAQGLQGPRGLPGTPGTDGPKGAIGPAGSAGAMGPPGLQGMPGERGTAGISGPKGDRGDTGEKGPEGAPGKDGSRGLTGPIGPPGPSGPNGAKGETGAIGPSGPAGTRGAPGDRGEVGPPGPAGFAGPPGGDGQPGIKGEQGESGQKGDAGSPGPQGPSGAPGPVGPTGVSGPKGARGAQGAPGATGFPGAAGRVGPPGPNGNPGSAGPAGPAGKDGPKGVRGDAGPPGRPGDVGLRGAPGSPGEKGEPGPEGQHGPLGPPGPSGLAGQRGIVGLPGQRGERGFPGLPGPSGEPGKQGSPGSGGERGPPGPIGPPGITGPAGELGREGNPGSDGPPGRDGAPGVKGERGNTGPIGAPGAPGAPGSPGPVGPVGKQGDRGENGPQGPAGAPGTAGARGMAGPQGPRGDKGESGEVGERGQKGHRGFTGLQGLPGPPGSPGDQGASGPSGPSGPKGPPGPVGPAGKDGANGIPGPIGPPGPRGRSGESGTAGPPGNPGPPGPPGPPGPGIDMSAFAGLGHTEKGPDPMRYMRADEASNNLRQHDVEVDATLKSINSQIEDIRSPDGSRKNPARSCHDLKICHPDWKSGEYWVDPNLGCTADAIKVFCNMETGETCVKPTTSNIPRKNWWSIKSKSQKHVWFGENMGGGFHFSYGEKIPTPNVASIQINFLRLLSSEASQSITYHCKNSVAYMDEATGNLKKALLLQGSNDVEIRAEGNSRFTYSVLEDGCKKHTGQWGKTVIEYKTQKTSRLPIVDIAPLDIGGANQEFGVDIGPVCFL, from the exons ATGCTTAGATTTGTGGACTCACGGACTGTCCTGCTACTTGTAGCGACCCAATTTATATTGCAAGCCGTTGTCAGATGTCAACAGGAGGATGACC AGGAGGACTTAGGCGGCTGCATCCAAGATGGCCAGCATTTCGAGGACCGTGCAGTGTGGAAGCCTGAAGCTTGTCGGGTCTGTGTTTGTGACTCGGGGGCAGTTCTGTGTGATGAGGTCATCTGCGAGGAGCTGAGGGATTGCAACAATCCCATCATTCCACCTGGAGAGTGCTGCCCCATCTGCCCTGCTGACCAAGACCAGACTAGCG AGACCTTTGGTGCAAAG GGACAAAAAGGAGAACCTGGTGATATTGCAAAT GTTCTAGGACCAAGAGGACCGGCTGGCCCAATG GGACCACCTGGAGAGCAGGGACCACGTGGAGATAGAGGCCCTAAGGGTGAGAAG GGAATTCCAGgcccaagaggaagagatgGTGAGCCCGGCACTCCAGGCAACCCTGGACCTCCTGGACCTCCTGGACCACCAGGCCCAAACCCACCTGGACTTGGAGGA aACTTTGCAGCTCAGATGGCTGTAGGTTTTGACGAGAAAGCAGGAGGAGCTACTATGGGTGTGATGCAAGGCCCAATG GGCCCCATGGGTCCCCGTGGTCCTCCTGGTCCTTCTGGATCACCT GGCCCACAAGGGTTCCAAGGCAGCCCGGGAGAAGCTGGCGAACCTGGACCATCT GGCCCTATGGGACCTCGAGGCCCACCAGGATCACCTGGAAAACCTGGAAGTGAT GGTGAGAATGGCAAACCTGGTAAGCCTGGTGACCGTGGACCCACTGGAtctcag GGAGCTCGTGGATTCCCTGGAACCCCTGGACTTCCTGGCATCAAGGGACACAGA gGACACCCAGGTCTTGATGGTGCCAAGGGGGAGATTGGAGCTGCTGGAGCTAAG GGTGAGACAGGTGCATCTGGTGAGAATGGCGCCCCTGGACCCATG gGCCCTCGTGGACTTCCTGGTGAGAGAGGACGCCCTGGACCTTCCGGAGCTGCT GGTGCACGTGGTAATGATGGTCTACCTGGGCCTGCTGGTCCTCCT GGTCCTGTTGGTCCTTCTGGTTCCCCAGGTTTCCCAGGATCCCCTGGTTCAAAG GGTGAGGCTGGACCTACTGGTCATCGTGGAGCTGAGGGAGCCCAAGGACCCCGTGGAGAGGCTGGCACTCCAGGTTCTCCCGGACCTGCTGGAGCTGGT GGTAACCCTGGTACTGATGGTATTCCTGGGGCCAAAGGATCTGCT GGTGCCCCTGGTATTGCTGGTGCCCCAGGTTTCCCAGGACCTCGTGGCCCACCTGGACCTCAAGGAGCTACTGGACCTCTTGGGCCCAAGGGTCAGAGT GGAGACCCTGGTATCCCAGGATTTAAGGGAGAAGCTGGACCAAAAGGAGAGAGG GGCATTGTCGGACCTCAGGGTGCCCCAGGCCCAATTGGTGAGGAGGGTAAGAGAGGACCGAGAGGAGAGCCTGGTTCTGCCGGCCCACTTGGACCTCCAGGAGAGAGG gGAGCTCCAGGTAACCGTGGTTTCCCTGGTCAGGATGGTCTTGCAGGTGCTAAG GGTGCTCCTGGTGATCGTGGTGTTTCTGGATTGACCGGACCAAAAGGTGGTAATGGAGATCCTGGCCGTCCTGGTGAGCCTGGTCTTCCTGGAGCAAGA GGTCTCACTGGTCGTCCTGGAGATGCTGGACCCCAAGGAAAAGTTGGCCCAAGT GGTGCTCCTGGTGAGGATGGCCGTCCTGGTCCCCCTGGGCCTCAGGGAACTCGTGGACAGCCTGGTGTAATGGGATTCCCAGGACCCAAGGGAGCCAGT GGTGAGCCTGGCAAACCTGGAGAGAAAGGACTTATTGGCAGTATTGGTGTCAGA GGTTTGCCTGGTAAAGATGGTGAGACTGGAGCTGCTGGTCCTCCTGGCCCTGCT GGACCAGCTGGAGAGAGAGGTGAACAAGGACAGCCTGGCCCTCCTGGCTTCCAG gGACTGCCTGGACCTTCTGGACCACCAGGAGAGGGTGGCAAACCAGGTGACCAG GGTGTTCCTGGAGAGGGTGGTGTCCCTGGTGTAGTTGGACCAAGA GGAGAGCGTGGTTTCCCTGGTGAAAGGGGAAGTGCTGGAGCACAGGGTCTTCAGGGACCCAGAGGACTTCCTGGAACTCCTGGAACTGATGGGCCCAAG GGTGCAATAGGCCCGGCCGGTTCTGCTGGTGCAATGGGTCCTCCTGGTCTGCAGGGTATGCCTGGTGAAAGAGGTACTGCTGGTATTTCTGGACCTAAGGGTGACAGA ggTGATACTGGAGAGAAAGGACCTGAGGGAGCTCCTGGCAAAGATGGTTCAAGA GGTTTGACAGGCCCTATTGGTCCACCTGGTCCTTCTGGTCCCAATGGAGCTAAG GGTGAAACTGGAGCTATTGGCCCAAGTGGACCTGCTGGAACTCGTGGTGCTCCT GGTGACCGTGGTGAGGTTGGACCTCCTGGCCCTGCTGGTTTTGCTGGACCCCCT GGAGGTGATGGCCAGCCTGGAATTAAAGGAGAGCAGGGAGAGTCAGGCCAGAAAGGAGATGCTGGATCCCCTGGACCTCAAGGTCCTTCTGGAGCACCTGGTCCAGTT GGCCCAACTGGTGTCTCTGGACCTAAAGGAGCTCGTGGAGCACAGGGAGCCCCA GGTGCTACTGGTTTCCCAGGTGCTGCTGGAAGAGTTGGACCACCCGGTCCTAAT gGTAACCCTGGTTCTGCTGGCCCTGCTGGCCCTGCTGGTAAAGATGGCCCTAAGGGAGTGCGTGGTGATGCTGGTCCCCCAGGAAGACCAGGAGATGTTGGACTGCGTGGAGCTCCTGGTTCTCCTGGAGAGAAAGGAGAGCCTGGCCCGGAGGGCCAGCAT GGCCCTCTTGGTCCTCCTGGCCCTTCAGGTTTAGCTGGTCAGCGTGGTATTGTTGGTCTGCCTGGACAGCGTGGTGAGAGAGGTTTCCCTGGCCTTCCAGGACCTTCT gGTGAGCCTGGCAAACAGGGTTCTCCTGGTTCTGGTGGTGAACGAGGCCCCCCTGGCCCTATTGGACCTCCTGGAATAACTGGACCTGCTGGAGAACTGGGGCGTGAG GGTAATCCTGGGTCTGATGGTCCTCCTGGCAGAGATGGTGCTCCTGGTGTGAAG GGTGAACGTGGTAACACTGGTCCTATTGGTGCTCCTGGTGCTCCTGGTGCTCCTGGTTCTCCTGGTCCCGTTGGTCCTGTAGGCAAACagggagacagaggagagaat GGACCACAAGGACCTGCTGGGGCCCCTGGAACTGCTGGAGCAAGAGGCATGGCT GGACCCCAAGGACCTCGTGGAGATAAGGGAGAAAGTGGTGAAGTTGGAGAAAGAGGACAGAAGGGACACAGAGGATTCACTGGTCTGCAGGGTCTTCCTGGACCTCCT GGTTCTCCTGGTGACCAAGGTGCTTCTGGACCTTCCGGACCTAGTGGACCTAAG GGACCCCCAGGACCTGTTGGTCCTGCTGGAAAGGATGGTGCGAATGGTATCCCTGGACCCATTGGACCCCCTGGCCCTCGTGGACGATCTGGAGAATCTGGCACTGCT GGTCCTCCTGGTAACCCTGGACCCCCTGGTCCTCCTGGTCCTCCAGGCCCTGGCATTGATATGTCTGCCTTTGCTGGGCTGGGTCATACTGAGAAGGGCCCAGATCCAATGCGTTACATGCGTGCTGATGAGGCCTCCAACAATCTGAGACAGCATGATGTGGAGGTTGATGCCACACTGAAATCCATTAACAGCCAGATTGAGGATATTCGCAGCCCTGATGGATCTCGCAAGAACCCTGCTCGATCCTGCCATGACCTGAAAATCTGCCACCCTGATTGGAAGAGCG GTGAATACTGGGTGGATCCTAACCTTGGCTGCACTGCTGATGCTATCAAGGTCTTCTGCAACATGGAGACTGGAGAAACATGTGTGAAGCCCACTACAAGCAATATCCCACGCAAGAACTGGTGGAGCATCAAGAGCAAGAGTCAGAAGCATGTGTGGTTCGGCGAGAACATGGGTGGTGGATTCCAT TTCAGCTATGGTGAGAAGATCCCTACTCCAAATGTGGCCAGCATTCAGATTAACTTCCTGAGACTGCTATCTAGCGAGGCCTCTCAGAGTATCACCTACCATTGCAAGAACAGCGTGGCCTATATGGATGAAGCCACTGGCAACCTGAAGAAGGCTCTTCTGCTGCAGGGCTCCAACGATGTTGAAATCAGAGCAGAGGGTAACAGCCGATTCACATACAGTGTGCTGGAGGATGGCTGCAAG aaacacacaggcCAGTGGGGTAAGACTGTGATTGAGTACAAAACTCAGAAGACATCTAGACTGCCCATCGTGGACATTGCTCCTTTAGACATCGGTGGAGCAAATCAGGAGTTTGGAGTGGACATTGGACCAGTCTGTTTCTTGTAA
- the col2a1a gene encoding collagen, type II, alpha 1a isoform X2, whose translation MLRFVDSRTVLLLVATQFILQAVVRCQQEDDQTFGAKGQKGEPGDIANVLGPRGPAGPMGPPGEQGPRGDRGPKGEKGIPGPRGRDGEPGTPGNPGPPGPPGPPGPNPPGLGGNFAAQMAVGFDEKAGGATMGVMQGPMGPMGPRGPPGPSGSPGPQGFQGSPGEAGEPGPSGPMGPRGPPGSPGKPGSDGENGKPGKPGDRGPTGSQGARGFPGTPGLPGIKGHRGHPGLDGAKGEIGAAGAKGETGASGENGAPGPMGPRGLPGERGRPGPSGAAGARGNDGLPGPAGPPGPVGPSGSPGFPGSPGSKGEAGPTGHRGAEGAQGPRGEAGTPGSPGPAGAGGNPGTDGIPGAKGSAGAPGIAGAPGFPGPRGPPGPQGATGPLGPKGQSGDPGIPGFKGEAGPKGERGIVGPQGAPGPIGEEGKRGPRGEPGSAGPLGPPGERGAPGNRGFPGQDGLAGAKGAPGDRGVSGLTGPKGGNGDPGRPGEPGLPGARGLTGRPGDAGPQGKVGPSGAPGEDGRPGPPGPQGTRGQPGVMGFPGPKGASGEPGKPGEKGLIGSIGVRGLPGKDGETGAAGPPGPAGPAGERGEQGQPGPPGFQGLPGPSGPPGEGGKPGDQGVPGEGGVPGVVGPRGERGFPGERGSAGAQGLQGPRGLPGTPGTDGPKGAIGPAGSAGAMGPPGLQGMPGERGTAGISGPKGDRGDTGEKGPEGAPGKDGSRGLTGPIGPPGPSGPNGAKGETGAIGPSGPAGTRGAPGDRGEVGPPGPAGFAGPPGGDGQPGIKGEQGESGQKGDAGSPGPQGPSGAPGPVGPTGVSGPKGARGAQGAPGATGFPGAAGRVGPPGPNGNPGSAGPAGPAGKDGPKGVRGDAGPPGRPGDVGLRGAPGSPGEKGEPGPEGQHGPLGPPGPSGLAGQRGIVGLPGQRGERGFPGLPGPSGEPGKQGSPGSGGERGPPGPIGPPGITGPAGELGREGNPGSDGPPGRDGAPGVKGERGNTGPIGAPGAPGAPGSPGPVGPVGKQGDRGENGPQGPAGAPGTAGARGMAGPQGPRGDKGESGEVGERGQKGHRGFTGLQGLPGPPGSPGDQGASGPSGPSGPKGPPGPVGPAGKDGANGIPGPIGPPGPRGRSGESGTAGPPGNPGPPGPPGPPGPGIDMSAFAGLGHTEKGPDPMRYMRADEASNNLRQHDVEVDATLKSINSQIEDIRSPDGSRKNPARSCHDLKICHPDWKSGEYWVDPNLGCTADAIKVFCNMETGETCVKPTTSNIPRKNWWSIKSKSQKHVWFGENMGGGFHFSYGEKIPTPNVASIQINFLRLLSSEASQSITYHCKNSVAYMDEATGNLKKALLLQGSNDVEIRAEGNSRFTYSVLEDGCKKHTGQWGKTVIEYKTQKTSRLPIVDIAPLDIGGANQEFGVDIGPVCFL comes from the exons ATGCTTAGATTTGTGGACTCACGGACTGTCCTGCTACTTGTAGCGACCCAATTTATATTGCAAGCCGTTGTCAGATGTCAACAGGAGGATGACC AGACCTTTGGTGCAAAG GGACAAAAAGGAGAACCTGGTGATATTGCAAAT GTTCTAGGACCAAGAGGACCGGCTGGCCCAATG GGACCACCTGGAGAGCAGGGACCACGTGGAGATAGAGGCCCTAAGGGTGAGAAG GGAATTCCAGgcccaagaggaagagatgGTGAGCCCGGCACTCCAGGCAACCCTGGACCTCCTGGACCTCCTGGACCACCAGGCCCAAACCCACCTGGACTTGGAGGA aACTTTGCAGCTCAGATGGCTGTAGGTTTTGACGAGAAAGCAGGAGGAGCTACTATGGGTGTGATGCAAGGCCCAATG GGCCCCATGGGTCCCCGTGGTCCTCCTGGTCCTTCTGGATCACCT GGCCCACAAGGGTTCCAAGGCAGCCCGGGAGAAGCTGGCGAACCTGGACCATCT GGCCCTATGGGACCTCGAGGCCCACCAGGATCACCTGGAAAACCTGGAAGTGAT GGTGAGAATGGCAAACCTGGTAAGCCTGGTGACCGTGGACCCACTGGAtctcag GGAGCTCGTGGATTCCCTGGAACCCCTGGACTTCCTGGCATCAAGGGACACAGA gGACACCCAGGTCTTGATGGTGCCAAGGGGGAGATTGGAGCTGCTGGAGCTAAG GGTGAGACAGGTGCATCTGGTGAGAATGGCGCCCCTGGACCCATG gGCCCTCGTGGACTTCCTGGTGAGAGAGGACGCCCTGGACCTTCCGGAGCTGCT GGTGCACGTGGTAATGATGGTCTACCTGGGCCTGCTGGTCCTCCT GGTCCTGTTGGTCCTTCTGGTTCCCCAGGTTTCCCAGGATCCCCTGGTTCAAAG GGTGAGGCTGGACCTACTGGTCATCGTGGAGCTGAGGGAGCCCAAGGACCCCGTGGAGAGGCTGGCACTCCAGGTTCTCCCGGACCTGCTGGAGCTGGT GGTAACCCTGGTACTGATGGTATTCCTGGGGCCAAAGGATCTGCT GGTGCCCCTGGTATTGCTGGTGCCCCAGGTTTCCCAGGACCTCGTGGCCCACCTGGACCTCAAGGAGCTACTGGACCTCTTGGGCCCAAGGGTCAGAGT GGAGACCCTGGTATCCCAGGATTTAAGGGAGAAGCTGGACCAAAAGGAGAGAGG GGCATTGTCGGACCTCAGGGTGCCCCAGGCCCAATTGGTGAGGAGGGTAAGAGAGGACCGAGAGGAGAGCCTGGTTCTGCCGGCCCACTTGGACCTCCAGGAGAGAGG gGAGCTCCAGGTAACCGTGGTTTCCCTGGTCAGGATGGTCTTGCAGGTGCTAAG GGTGCTCCTGGTGATCGTGGTGTTTCTGGATTGACCGGACCAAAAGGTGGTAATGGAGATCCTGGCCGTCCTGGTGAGCCTGGTCTTCCTGGAGCAAGA GGTCTCACTGGTCGTCCTGGAGATGCTGGACCCCAAGGAAAAGTTGGCCCAAGT GGTGCTCCTGGTGAGGATGGCCGTCCTGGTCCCCCTGGGCCTCAGGGAACTCGTGGACAGCCTGGTGTAATGGGATTCCCAGGACCCAAGGGAGCCAGT GGTGAGCCTGGCAAACCTGGAGAGAAAGGACTTATTGGCAGTATTGGTGTCAGA GGTTTGCCTGGTAAAGATGGTGAGACTGGAGCTGCTGGTCCTCCTGGCCCTGCT GGACCAGCTGGAGAGAGAGGTGAACAAGGACAGCCTGGCCCTCCTGGCTTCCAG gGACTGCCTGGACCTTCTGGACCACCAGGAGAGGGTGGCAAACCAGGTGACCAG GGTGTTCCTGGAGAGGGTGGTGTCCCTGGTGTAGTTGGACCAAGA GGAGAGCGTGGTTTCCCTGGTGAAAGGGGAAGTGCTGGAGCACAGGGTCTTCAGGGACCCAGAGGACTTCCTGGAACTCCTGGAACTGATGGGCCCAAG GGTGCAATAGGCCCGGCCGGTTCTGCTGGTGCAATGGGTCCTCCTGGTCTGCAGGGTATGCCTGGTGAAAGAGGTACTGCTGGTATTTCTGGACCTAAGGGTGACAGA ggTGATACTGGAGAGAAAGGACCTGAGGGAGCTCCTGGCAAAGATGGTTCAAGA GGTTTGACAGGCCCTATTGGTCCACCTGGTCCTTCTGGTCCCAATGGAGCTAAG GGTGAAACTGGAGCTATTGGCCCAAGTGGACCTGCTGGAACTCGTGGTGCTCCT GGTGACCGTGGTGAGGTTGGACCTCCTGGCCCTGCTGGTTTTGCTGGACCCCCT GGAGGTGATGGCCAGCCTGGAATTAAAGGAGAGCAGGGAGAGTCAGGCCAGAAAGGAGATGCTGGATCCCCTGGACCTCAAGGTCCTTCTGGAGCACCTGGTCCAGTT GGCCCAACTGGTGTCTCTGGACCTAAAGGAGCTCGTGGAGCACAGGGAGCCCCA GGTGCTACTGGTTTCCCAGGTGCTGCTGGAAGAGTTGGACCACCCGGTCCTAAT gGTAACCCTGGTTCTGCTGGCCCTGCTGGCCCTGCTGGTAAAGATGGCCCTAAGGGAGTGCGTGGTGATGCTGGTCCCCCAGGAAGACCAGGAGATGTTGGACTGCGTGGAGCTCCTGGTTCTCCTGGAGAGAAAGGAGAGCCTGGCCCGGAGGGCCAGCAT GGCCCTCTTGGTCCTCCTGGCCCTTCAGGTTTAGCTGGTCAGCGTGGTATTGTTGGTCTGCCTGGACAGCGTGGTGAGAGAGGTTTCCCTGGCCTTCCAGGACCTTCT gGTGAGCCTGGCAAACAGGGTTCTCCTGGTTCTGGTGGTGAACGAGGCCCCCCTGGCCCTATTGGACCTCCTGGAATAACTGGACCTGCTGGAGAACTGGGGCGTGAG GGTAATCCTGGGTCTGATGGTCCTCCTGGCAGAGATGGTGCTCCTGGTGTGAAG GGTGAACGTGGTAACACTGGTCCTATTGGTGCTCCTGGTGCTCCTGGTGCTCCTGGTTCTCCTGGTCCCGTTGGTCCTGTAGGCAAACagggagacagaggagagaat GGACCACAAGGACCTGCTGGGGCCCCTGGAACTGCTGGAGCAAGAGGCATGGCT GGACCCCAAGGACCTCGTGGAGATAAGGGAGAAAGTGGTGAAGTTGGAGAAAGAGGACAGAAGGGACACAGAGGATTCACTGGTCTGCAGGGTCTTCCTGGACCTCCT GGTTCTCCTGGTGACCAAGGTGCTTCTGGACCTTCCGGACCTAGTGGACCTAAG GGACCCCCAGGACCTGTTGGTCCTGCTGGAAAGGATGGTGCGAATGGTATCCCTGGACCCATTGGACCCCCTGGCCCTCGTGGACGATCTGGAGAATCTGGCACTGCT GGTCCTCCTGGTAACCCTGGACCCCCTGGTCCTCCTGGTCCTCCAGGCCCTGGCATTGATATGTCTGCCTTTGCTGGGCTGGGTCATACTGAGAAGGGCCCAGATCCAATGCGTTACATGCGTGCTGATGAGGCCTCCAACAATCTGAGACAGCATGATGTGGAGGTTGATGCCACACTGAAATCCATTAACAGCCAGATTGAGGATATTCGCAGCCCTGATGGATCTCGCAAGAACCCTGCTCGATCCTGCCATGACCTGAAAATCTGCCACCCTGATTGGAAGAGCG GTGAATACTGGGTGGATCCTAACCTTGGCTGCACTGCTGATGCTATCAAGGTCTTCTGCAACATGGAGACTGGAGAAACATGTGTGAAGCCCACTACAAGCAATATCCCACGCAAGAACTGGTGGAGCATCAAGAGCAAGAGTCAGAAGCATGTGTGGTTCGGCGAGAACATGGGTGGTGGATTCCAT TTCAGCTATGGTGAGAAGATCCCTACTCCAAATGTGGCCAGCATTCAGATTAACTTCCTGAGACTGCTATCTAGCGAGGCCTCTCAGAGTATCACCTACCATTGCAAGAACAGCGTGGCCTATATGGATGAAGCCACTGGCAACCTGAAGAAGGCTCTTCTGCTGCAGGGCTCCAACGATGTTGAAATCAGAGCAGAGGGTAACAGCCGATTCACATACAGTGTGCTGGAGGATGGCTGCAAG aaacacacaggcCAGTGGGGTAAGACTGTGATTGAGTACAAAACTCAGAAGACATCTAGACTGCCCATCGTGGACATTGCTCCTTTAGACATCGGTGGAGCAAATCAGGAGTTTGGAGTGGACATTGGACCAGTCTGTTTCTTGTAA